In Lathyrus oleraceus cultivar Zhongwan6 chromosome 2, CAAS_Psat_ZW6_1.0, whole genome shotgun sequence, the DNA window TGTTTCCCCCCGTCtgaactactttgactctgatgtctatgcttgatagactaagtaggcccaggatgcgatttcctgccgagtcagtcttgtttgttttcttgtgtctctttcagccgatttgtttgtttatgaacagtgttttagcaaccattttccttcctattgtgcgtggatcccgtcgagtacgacggatgcgtaggggtgttaataccttcccttcgcataaccaactcccgatcccattctctttggtcgcgagaccatgctttttccaggtttactctgagcgtttcctttccctcctttgggataaataacgcacggtggcggctctgttgttcttgtttcccgccggtttttcgcgtaatgcgacagctggcgactccactggggacaagagaagttgacctcttgctggttcatcttccctaagcgagtctctcctagcgctctctaggttagggttttggttgctttttgcttctatttattgcattcatgattattatgttgtatatatgtgcatatctgtttgcatgcatcatactgtcattgagCTGTCTTCTGTATAGGTTGTTCCTCTGTTcggggtgggtgttctgagtgaggcccaatacccaggcatgagcatacacctaggattagagtggtctcatgtttcttcacatgttgtacgacatgatgaggagacgtgtcaccacagccggacgaggttcatttgagagagtccttccgggtggagttattccgcttaggtcggattatctcttatgagttgttgacttcggtgaccgttctttcccggatctttggtttagacgatcttaagagagctacaacggcacacccgagagggcaaacccgttgagtatctttgcccgattgttgagacccttgtccgccttaggatgaccttgttagaattcacctgtgaggggagggtttgatctctacagatacggtttctgccagtgatgctgtgatggtgactttggttcagccgaatttatggacatttatttctgggacgccggagttctgtctgtggtttatcagcgggttccgtttatttcggatccccgggttggATTTGAaagtacttgttcagaggatctggccGTCATCCGTTtagtggatgttcctgtgatagtgatgtaatctccagttccgtttatttcggaactcccgaagtcggatttatggtgactcagttgactgtgactggttcagagatgggtcttcagatgactaGATGGCccagtgacctgcattcatgcatttgcatcggtctcatttcgcattcatctaCATTCCccccatgtctatccgtactcagggtccactTTTTTTTATTAGGATTCTGGTGGAGggacatccagatgtcagaatgttattgatgaaaaattatttgtctcTGTGATGCTAGAACCAAAGGACAGATATTCCTGGTACGGgtagacattgcatgtgtgagtcatactaacacatttgctgttttgtaggtgtcaaccggtgcgcatagctcgtctgcTCAGACATCCTGCTAGGGGTAACAAATCCgaactgatggatcctcccaacgccgacatcctcgaactgaaagagatggtgagagatttgttcagtgttgtgcgagggcttgccttggggcagaaagccatggccgagagattggaaaggattgagggttggatgatcaaggagaaagttcaaGGAAAAGCTCCATCATCCGAAGTGACAAATCTCTCTGACTCTGTAGCAAAGAAACTCTCTGGTAGTGGTTCGCTCAAAAAAGAGGTTGAGTCAAGCagtgtgccagcaaagaaagaacgcagtaagggtcgttatcatccttatgctgctGTAACCgctcctgttggtaatccacttgtaccaccgcaacaaccaccacctcaacagaaagcacCGAAAGCTAAGAGCCaggagaagaagaaaaaggaggatcgtcagtttgaggaaccacctgtgacctacaccctgttgttcaggagattgagggatttggggttggtccggccaaggatattgattcccatagcacaacagaagaggcctgcacactatgatgagaatgccaagtgcgagttccactctgaggcacccggacacagtattgagggttgtagagctttcaagcatgtcgtccaggacatggtggactctaagaccatcagcttggcacagataatgaatggCGAGGTCAACCCCGTACCAAGGCAGGGTCCTGTCaaagtgaagatggtgaaaaaggacAAAAGAGAAGTGGGGGTGACTGAGGAAGAACAGCTAAAAATTCCGACGTCTGTGGTCTCAAAACctctgatgcaggatggagctttccctgccgttgataattgttgtgcggccgtcaccacagaggggtgtgtattgatgagagatacgacccagaagatgatagaagtagaaatggacattgaaaaagttgaaacaccaagtcaagcaatcgaaaccgtcaaggtggagaatgctgttgttgttgagaaggagaagaagttgtccatttcttcttataaacaagctctagaggtggtgaagaaccaagaggcccaaggctggggcaggatcattgacatagtggtgaaggcagacatgttcgggatcggttatccagatcaagagtcgtctagaccaaatagaggacgtcgtccatcGTACACCTTTATCAGTGCAGGAATCCTGAATCCTGATCATGCCTGTCTAatgggtgaagagatcgaccgtGATCCcgagctcgagttgtggataaagtcgtgcgtaccaggcaattggaaagcctccaaaatcaccactgtcgctcatccggaagtgtagtatttctgtttttcaatttttgtttgcatgaaagccatacgtttcgccagaaacgtaatggtccattgtaagggccatcttATGTGTTTCATggtgcaacattttgcatcattaatgaatggatgtttttgtgattaaaagcggcGTTCCTtgtttttcacttatttttgcagttttaaaaaatgaaaatggcaatgttttctttttctttccttttgacttatttggttccgacctcaaaagtgaaTATTCTCCTGATCTCGTTGAcaacaattcggttacacctctgtatgacttcgacaatccgattTATCATGtcgaagaataaggcgaagaagattgtgatctgctggaattagccaggttgttgaaacaagaggagaaggtgattcaaccgcacgaggagcgagtcaagattgtcatcccaagtaccgccgaggtcgGAAAGGAAGCGAAAGTTGGTTCCGCCTGGAGGCCAATGTCAAAAGGCGATACCAATCGGTCTCAGGAATACCGATGCCACGTATCAaagtgactttgtttcatgatatgactcatcgtggaatcaaatgctatattgatgacatgatggcaaagtcccaagccgaagaggggcatccggtggatctggggcaaattgtttgaccggatcgaaactactcagactgaggttgagtccgaaccaatgcacttgtggagtgttgtccggtaagttgctgaggcttattgtgaacgaaagaggagtcgaggtcgatcctgctaaaaaaaaggaaaaaaaaagaaaaagaaaaaagaaaaggaaaagaaagaatagtgcaagaaacgcctgaaccaaaaacaaacaaaaaaagaaagaaatcaaatggtcaggtgggatggggactgccaaggggcatggaaaaaAAATGAGTAacaggaacctctgattctgatatcttccttggaagaaacaactgttaacctggtacttgacagccctcaaggggtctatgaggtgcgtattgtgtcagcatgacgagtcttgtcgaaaagagcatgcaatttacctaagcaaaaagtttatcgactgtgaaacaatacactcactgttcgagaaaacttgatgtactttggcataggctgctcgccgactgagacagtatgctggttcataccaccttgtggatgtccaaaatggatctgatcaagtatggGCTTGAGAAACTAGCATTGACTGGACGAGTTGCGAGAAGGCAAATGatgttgactgaatacgatattcggtatacctcccagaaagcaatcaagaggagggtattgtatggttatctcgcccaacaacccattgatgattctcaaccaaggaagtttgaagtccctgatgaggacatctcgaggtactcaaatcgaaagattgagagtgaccgatcccggaggaggggcatgaccctgaatccgaacggattctgatgtctgatggggagagtgtaaagtgaatgagttagtgcttccccgataacatttgaatgcaccaacgatggtggctgagtacaaagttggtatcctgagtgtcgtacttcggtACGTGCATCTGCTGGTAGGGGTGTGCAAAATAACCAATAACCATGAACCAATTTCCTATCCAAATTAATCCAAACATTAAAACCCAACCCAAAATTATATTTAGAAATTGGTGATCCatttatcaaattaaaaaaaaaccGGTAACCATTATTACAAACCGGTTCAGGTAAACGGTTACCATTTTTCAATAATCATTTCAAATCCCTAATTCTCAAATTTCAGAATCCCTAATTCTCAAAAATCCAaatttttttcatcttttttttctCTTCATCATTTCACAAGACTAAACACTTCCATTTTCTCTATTCCAATTTCAACTCTTCACATTTCACCATTCATTTTTTCCTCCTTGCTTGTTCTGGGAAGGTCATTGGTTCTCCTTTCTTCCACTCATGTCTTTTGATTTCGTATCAGCTTAGGTTCATCAACTCTCTTAtgtttttttttcctttcttttttgGGTTTAAGCTAAATGGTTTCATTAGTTCTTGAATTGTGATGGAATTGGAAAATTTTGTAACCtagattttaggtttttgtttgaTGTTTTGATTTGAAGGCACTGTGCAGGTTGTTTTTGGTTCTAAATCTTAGGAAGGATAGATAGTTGATAATCTTTGATTCTAAGGAATTGTTTGAATTAGTTGACTTCTGTTGAAATTTCTGTTCTGGAATCTATTTACCAGGTTCATTTTGTTAGGAAAAACTTCATATTCTTGCTTTCCCAGTTGTTGCTGTGTCTTTTGAGTTTTTTTCTTCTGAATTCCCATGCCTTTGCAGTTTGCGTGCTTATATCTCCTTGTGTTTGGAATTGAAATGTATGAATGAGTGACACTTTGCTTATGTTGTAATACTGTAAATAATGCAGGCATAACAGAAGAGTTGTTACATTACATACCAGGATCATTATGAGTTGTGGCTGCTTTGGAGCCTCAACTTTCAAGAAGAAAAGGACTCCGTCTAATACTCCTAATGAAATTGATGGTGAGTGTCTGTGGTTACTTATTTTAATATAATTATGTTCATTTAGTTTGCACTTAAGTGAAAACATGGTTTAAGTATTGGCAAAGACCTCCCTTTGTAGCTTTTTTACTGGTTAGGTTTTATTCGACATGTAATACAACGATGATGTTCAGAAATATTCTGATAGCAATACTTTTTTTGTAACTACAACCTTTTCCCATTAAGCACTATACTTAATGTAAGGCCTTGTTGTCCAGGATAAATACTGATATGAACCATCAATTGCTATAAATTGCAAAACTTGTTAATACCATTTTTCTTTCTGCTACACTTCTACTACTGATTTTCACTGCAGGTTAGAAAGACAACGAGGTGTTGGAAACTATGACTAGCTTACCCTCTCAACGCTGTCGTCTTGGTGTGTTCTCCATTGCTTTCTGGTGAATGGTTGTAAGGACACGTTATCAGCCCATAATTCCACAGTTGGATTCTCAGTCTGCATTGCTAGTAAGTTTCAGATAACACAATTTCACAAATATCAAAATACATGAACACAACCACTTTCATCATTTTATCCATTCTCTGATTTTGGATTGTACTCAAGCATATGGCCCCTACTTATAAACTCGTTCTCAGGTTAGATCTCATCAAATGTAGGACTATTAACACAATCCTGAACAAATATTTAAATAGTatcaaaatgtaaatttcattTTCTACATGAGGAATAATAGAGTTGTAATAGAGGCACACAGAGTTGAGGAAGCTTGAAGAAATATAAGCAAAATCACCTCAAAAAGAATCTCAGCAGGGGTTGAAAAGTTAGCAAGAATGCCCCCTTTTAGCAGAGACCAGCATCCATGGTTGGCTATGACATGACCACCATGTACCGATTCACTTCCATTTGTTTTAAAAACAACCGAAACAATCTCACTTCCTTCACTCAGCTGAAGCCAAGCTGAAATGTCCAAAATGTTTTACAAAACTAACTTAATGAATCACCAACATTGTATAACATTCATGAAATAACCATTAACAAAAGATAAACGCGAGTTACCAGAAAAAATGTATATCAGTCCTTTCTTCAGATGAACCTTCTGAGAGAAACCATCCAATGCTCGTGTTCTGTTGCGAGCAACAATGAATCTATTGCCGTCATTTGATATCCGTTCCTCAATTGTTCCATTTCCAAACACAGTCCAAGCCTTAATGTTATGATCAAACCCTGGATTTACTATAATGCCTCCTCCATATTGTGCCCTATGAGGTTCTTTCACACACTGCATTATTTCAAAGCATTGGCAACACAAGTAATTTAGCTGAATGAAAACTTGCAGAAACCAATTTCAGTTAGTCATAAACATGTTAACTGATAAAGAAGAGACATTACCTGAGTAGTAGCAGAAGTTAGTGATTTTAGATTTCAGTTATTAGTTAGAATGTTTTCAGTTTAATCTCAGTTATCAGGTGAAGATGAGTTGTGCCACCTTTGTTGTTGAAAAGAAATGTTTAGTTGGGAAAAAGTCAATTTTTGTGAAAAATGCTCAGACTGTTAGTTTGTTACTGCTGAATGATATTCATGCTATGGCTGCAACATTCTGTTTTTGCCTATTGCTAGTTATTAGTTAATTGTTGTTCTGTTAATTGGAAATGCATTGCCATGTTGGATGAGTCAGCTGTAGAATCTTGTGAAAAAGTAATGCATCATACATACCAATTGAATAAGGAAATGTCATATTCATATCAGATTTTTTATTGTGTTTTTTTATCATAATTTGTTTTCCTATTTTTAACAGAATCAAGATGACTAATGTTGGTACAACTTATGCAACATCCGAGAATACAGTTTCAACCCCTCCACCTACAATCTCTAATGAAATGCCACCTCCTCACACTAAGAAGCGAAAGAATCGTTCAGAGGTTTGGAAGCATTTCATTGTATCGTCGGAAGAAGAACAAAAAGCTTCGTGCAAATACTGTGACACGAAAATTAAGTATAATAATGGAACTAGTTCCATGCATGCTCATGTATCGAGATGCCTTGTTTACAAGAGGCAAAGGACATTATCTTCTACGACAAGTGTTGAAGAACATGTTGGCTCTCCTTTAATTGTCAAGTTTGACCAAGAAGCCATTAGAAGAGCAATGGTTAAGATGTTCATAAACATGGAGATTCCTTTTCGGAAGGTTGAACATGAGTCTTTTCATGAATTTATGAGTCTCGCATCACCAAGATTTCAGATTTGTTCACGCACAACACTAGCGCGTGATGTCTTGAAACTATGGGATAGTGAAAGAATGATTTTGAAAAATTTTCTCTCTCTGAATTGTCGAAGAGTTTGTCTCACTACTGATATGTGGACTTCTTCTTGTCAAAAGTTGAGTTATATGTGTGTGACAGCCCATTTCATTGACAATAATTGGCACTTACATAAGAAGATTTTAACTTTTTGTCAAGTCACAAGTCATACAGGGGATGCTATTTGTGCAACAATGGAGATGTGCTTGAACAGTTGGGGGTTAAACCGTGTGCTTAGTTTGACAGTTGATAATGCTTCATCTAATGATGTTGGGGTTGAGCGTCTCAAGAGAAGGCTTTTGTCTAGGAATAGTTTAGTTATGAGTGGAAATCATTTTCATATGCGGTGTTGTGCGCATATATTGAATTTAGTTGTGAAAGAAGGTTTGAAAGACATTGATGACTCTATTGGTAGAATCCGTCATGCTGTGTGGTATGTTAGATCTTCTCCTGCGAGGCTTGCTAAATTCAAGGCATGTATTGATGAGGAAAACATGGATTATAAAGGTTTAGTTTGGCTAGATGTTGAGACTCGTTGGAACTCAACATACTTGATGTTAGTATCCGCATCAAAACATGAGAGGACCTTTGAAGAATTAAGTTTTCGAGATAAAAAGTATGTGAATGAGTTGACAAAGAAGGGGAAAGGTGTTCCGACAGAAGAAGATTGGAAGCATATTAACTTAATCATCCCATTCTTGAAGTTATTTTATGATGCTACCTTACATATATCGGGGTCATCTTATTTGACAAGCAATATTTATATGTTTGAGATCCTAGGTATTGGAAAGAGCATTGTGGATATGTGTGCGTCTGAAGATGAGCATCTACGTTCAGTAGCTcaaaaaatgaagaagaaatatGATAAATATTGGGGAAATCATGAGAAGCTTAACATGTTGTTGTTGATTGCTCTAGTATTCGACCCTAGGCGCAAGATTAGATTGGTCGATTGGATGGTAAGGCGATATTATAATAAGGATGATGCTGACGCCTTGAAAGCAAATTTAGAGTCTAGCTTGAAATCTATTTATGAGGAATATCGTGTTGGATTTATGTCTCCTCAAGGTAATTCAGATGAGTTGCAAGTTTTTGGTGGTGTTAGTGATCCTTATGGAACTGCCGAGTTCTATATTTCAGAAGGGTGTGACAATGCGGATAATGAGTTAACTACTTATCTTGGAGAGAAGTTAGAGCATAACATGGAGATAAATGTTCTAGAGTGGTGGAAAGTGAACTCTGGCCGATATCCCATCCTTTCAAACATTGCAAGAGACATGCTGGCTATACCTATAAGCACAGTGGCTTCTGAATCTGCATTCAGTACAGGAGAAAGGGTGCTTGATCCATATCGCAGCTCATTAACACCTACAACAGTCGAAGCGTTGATATGCACCCAAGATTGGCTCAAAGGAACATCTTCCTCTTTGATTACAAATGAAGATTTTGATATTCTTGAGAGATTTGAGCAAGGTATGATAACTAAGTATATTCGCTAAtgtattattatttattatatttgaGGTATAATGAAATCTCTTTATATGTTTTATAGAATTACTTTATACGGAAGATGGTGCTAGTTGTTCAACCTCTTCAACTTCTGTTACACTCGAAGATGATTTAACGGTAAAGAATTCTAAAGTTTGTTTTTGCATATTCTACTCAATTTATTATATGTGCATTTTCTGCATTTGTGGGTTTATGTTGTTGCGTGATTTGTTTTGACTTAATGTGTTACTGAATCTTCCCTTACACGGGTCTCATATTTTTGTACTTTAAACTAGGCTCCTTAACTtgaatatatttttttttgaGATAATGAGTTTGAGTTAGATTTTGTTCGAGACATGGTCTTAGAAATCGGGTCGTCCATGTCTTAAAATGTAAAATAGACTTGCAATTTCACTGTTTTCACTTTTGAATATGCTAACATTCTTgtaatttcattttattttatgcagCATTAAGCTTATTGTAGAAGAAGCTGATTAATTGCTTATGGAACTAGAAGTGAAGAGATGAAAACAAGTGTTAAAGAGAAAGGAATCACGTCATAAGAAGTTGCTTGGAGTTTTGAAGTCAAAGTTGCTGTCACATAGAATTTCTGGGACTGTGTCACCTGAACTGAAGTTTGCCGTTGATGCCGAAAATTCTTCTTTGCTGTGGAAAATCAAGTATTAGTTCCTATAAGTAAGTTGTGATGATCAAACTAGTTATTTCATATGAATCTTTTTTGAGCTCTTGGCTTTGTATGATGTAAGTGTAAATGCGGTATCAGGTTGAACTGTGGAAGAAAAAACATTGAAGACTGAAAAATAGATTTGAATGAGGTATAGTCTAGTGAATGTTGAAAGCTTGCGTGTTTTACCTTTTGTTTTGAATTGCATATGAAATGCAGATGTAATGTTCTAAACCACATGTGAATGGAAAATTGGTATAAAATGGAATATTTAGAATTTTTGATAATATTTATAAGTTTGTGTATATTTAGA includes these proteins:
- the LOC127119159 gene encoding endo-1,4-beta-xylanase 5-like, whose translation is MQCVKEPHRAQYGGGIIVNPGFDHNIKAWTVFGNGTIEERISNDGNRFIVARNRTRALDGFSQKVHLKKGLIYIFSAWLQLSEGSEIVSVVFKTNGSESVHGGHVIANHGCWSLLKGGILANFSTPAEILFETENPTVELWADNVSLQPFTRKQWRTHQDDSVERVS